aggtgaaaaaaaagaagaattatcaggacagtacacgtgtccttaatagtaactctgttaagtgggtaccaacggcagagtctaaaaagtggaattttgagtattaatgcagcaatttttaaaaattgggtacttattagcaacaaaatgaacaaaatgggtatttatgccgcaaatttccctatattataaatgtgagtttaactAAAATTGTTGTTTTTCCttagatttgaattttttttattgtaatctaATAACGTTAGTTTTAAAAtaatctaaataaggtaaatatttaaataaataaaaaataaagtcatctaaataagttaaataaaatgaaaaaaataataaatgaaccataataattttttattacatATTTTAATATTTCACATTAAAGTATGTAGATTattctatcaattatgttttcaaaactataaccgaaatatatttatatacttaaatttattcttttctcccttttattaattatttattttgttatttaatatattttatttattaaagcATATATGTACATTgaaataagatataaatatagatatatattttcttattttgtcatttaatattttaatgagaaattatttattttaattgttctagctattaattaaataatatatatttaacaattttttgtttgctttaaaattttttaaattaaataattaaaatttgatcaaataaattttttaaatttatagttttaacttatattttttattattttattatattaaaatttataggtattttttctaaaaaaaattatttaattaatatgtttatgtcattgcttttataatatataatattacttatttatttaaaatttatataaataaattaatatattttctaaataaaatcaattaaatgtgCAATGCTAGTCACTTTTAActagtatatatttatttatatatataaaaaagtgaTGACACCATAGTGTCATATCAAATCTGATGGATTGTAAAAAGTTTgatataaaataaagaaaatgagatTTTGAGGGTGATTTTTTTAGGGTTGATAATGAATTTTGAATGATACATTGGGAGTGCTCTTTTATTGGCATAGTACCTTTCATGACAGTAATTAGTGAACGAAAACAcattctttatttatctttgaatATTACACTGAAATGACCACCACGACAACAACTACTCAAACTCAACCACCAACAAATAAAACACTCGGTCACGTGCTTAAAAATTTGAACTTATTACTTTAATGGACTAAACGAGCAAGGTCAGAAAAATATAACCACCGTACACAATAAAGAAAAAGACCATTTGAGCCATTTGAGCCATGGAGGACTACTACTAGTACTCGTGGTGGTGGTGATCTGATCTGACATCTTTGTTTTAAGTACTGGGAACGAGAGGGTGAACAAGTAAAGAGAGGATGTGAGTCTTGTAGTTTGTGTGTTGAGCACTAAAGGCATCCCCAGATTGGTAGAGGCTATGGGCCACTCGAGCAGCGTTAAGAGCAATATCTATAAAAGATAACGATAATAATGGACTACGACTACTGCTACTATAGCATATCTTGTTGATCTTCTGCCATGTTTTCCTAATCATTTCTCGGATGTGCTTTCTCGCATCCTCTTCACTGCTCTTCGTTTCTTGCCTATAGCATAGGATCGACGAAGCAGCATCTCCTCTTTCTTGTTCTGCCTGCTTAATAATATTATGACCATATTATATCATACAAATTTATCTAGCTTAAGTAATAATTATAAGATATTAAAATTAGATATATTTATATGTACCGCTGAAGTTCCTAAATCGTTGCATAGTCGAATGATGAGAGAAATGTTGTAGACGAGATCTTGGTTTGTTATGTCGAGATAAGAAGAGGCCGTATTATTAGTCTCATTTGGTATAGCGAAATATgatagaacaagaagaagaggTCCCGAAGATGAAATCCACCCATTCCTTAAGTACTCCTCAAAGGATGGGATATACCCCTTGTGGTACCATTCTGCCTCCACTAATAGTGATTTACAAAAATCTgcccactatatatatatatatatatatatctctacgTCAGTGTAAATTACAGGTTTATTCAGATTGCCatactatatatatgtgtgtgtttatatatatatatatatagctactCACCGCTTTCTTCAGATGAGGTAATAAAACTAACTTGCAACCATTCTCATTCTCAATTTCCTCAGCAATTTCACAAGTAGTATCGTAGAGTGCTTGGAAACAAATCTTCATGCACTCTGGAAGTTTCTGAGTTTCCCTGACATCCCACCTGATGATTTTTCCATACACATGATACATATATAGAGAGAGTACAATTAGGTCGAGAGATATATAATATACTATATATGCACAATCATATTCATATCGTACTTGTACTTATAATAATTAAGTGAAATATTCAATCATATATATACCTATCAACGGCATTGGTGAAGTGCCTTAGCTCTTCCAATGAgccataaacatcataaacatcGTCAACAATGAGTACGAAATTGACCACTTTGGCAAGACATTTTCTGAGACATTTGTACTCAGGCTGGAAAGCGAGTCCAACAGTACACATGAAGCTCTCGACCAGCCTGTCTCTCGCGAAATCCAACTTCTCTGAAAGGCCGAGATTCTTCCACCAACTAAACCACACATAAACAAAATCAACACCAAATAGTAAAAAATCTCAGAGTTGAAGTATTTAAATTTCTATAACTAATTATACCTGGACAACTCTCTAATATCTTTTTGAAGAGTGGCTTGAACCATATTAAAGTTTAATTTGGCTAAGTCTACCAAGAGACTAGTAGTACTGCTATCCGTGTTTATGTTGTTTTCGCCACCATGTTCATGAGCTTCTATTTGCCATTTTACATCAAACCACTGAACCCTCCAATGAGGTGGAAGCTCCAGAGCATGAGCCACATGTTTGggaagatatttattattattgcagCTTATTCCATCAATATTAGAAAAGGTAAACTTGAGATTTTCTTCCGCGCAAACTTTAGCCTCAATTAGAGTGTTTTCACACTCGAAAGCTACATCTGAGGCCTCTGAAAGCTCTATCATCACTTTCACCTCCGCGGATGTGATTTTATGTCTCCCTTTTCTGCAATCCACAGCTTTGTAGCCAATAAACATGTCTGCAACATGTTCATACCATTTATGTCAATTATTAATTGGATATCATTTTTgacaaaaataatattttgagaTCAAAATGTTCCTATGTGATAACGCCagatttaattgtgttattattGTCACagattgtgtgtttataaattgattaaaaacaaaaaatttgaattttttaaaaataaatgaaaaatataaatgaattctttttgaaaaattattttttaaaaaataataacgtTGACCAATCATGTTTACGACTTATCTTTTACAATTAAAATTAACGTTTGCGTACTTATGCTATCAAAAAATCAATTTGAGTATTTTAACCTCGAATATTCCTCTATATATAGCATATATGATTGATGAGGACATGCATGCAAGTAATCATTTGATTACAATGTTAATAATATCACTATTGCTATATTATTACACATgcatgtatatgtttatatatatatataccttgtGAAACTTGATATCCATGTAGCCTAAGGAGCCTGAAATATAATGAAGTAAGATAGAGATCCTCTCCTAGGAGGGGATATTTGATATCAATATTAGAAGATGATGATATTGTGTCGAGAGCTTTCTTGATTTGGTCCTCGAAATGATATGTCAAGCCTAGTTTTCTGATGGTGTTAATCAGCTCTAGCTTAGTCTTCAAGTCCTTTGTTTCAACAATATTATGCCTCACATCCTCGATAAGCTTCTCAGCCTGCATTTTGTACTCTTCACTCTATATAATAAAACAGTAATTAGTCAAATTAAACGTTACTAATTAAGATTATTATATCTacaaatcaataaaaataacatatataaacataaacaaaattCTTACATCATATTTGTTGTTAAGAGACTCTAGGAAATCATATTTCCAAATGGTTGGAGTATAATTGGCTGAACGTCTTTGATCAAAGATTAGTTCATGAGACTTCTTTTGTGTTTCCATAAtgccttttttcttcttcttttgttgtgTGTTTCGATGAAGTTACAAGTCTCCAAAGCATGTCCTTATATAGACACCGGAGAAAGCCCCACACCGGTCTATTCTATGAACAGGACCTACTTAAATTGGCAAACGCTAAGTTCTATTATTTAGATGaataattcatttattcattcattaaaAAGGTAACACACACGAGGATGGGAAAAAAAAATCTGTTCTCCTTAAATTTCTTGTCTCCTTTATGTCCCACAAATTATTTAAAGAcacatcatttatttatttaatatatatttaaattatttacaacTTTCTCTTTTCCCAACTATAAATAAATGTAATGTCTTAAAATAATTGGTGGGACAGGTGATTTTTTTTCCGAGGATGGGGACATATATAGACCAAATccaaatatggaattttttttttaaacaaaagtttacaaatttgtaacaataataTAGATTTCTTTTTaaccaaagtttacaaatttgtaataaaaaattacaagttTCTAACCATATGTTataattttgtaaacaacatttacagaTTAAATAGAAAACTATAACAAGCTATTACGTTATcagtatttttgtaaaattttgtatttttcaagctatgtgtaatttttccaaaaaaaaaaaaaatctattacatagaaatctatatatatataaaagtataaaCTAATAAATGAGGTCCAAagatttattaaaagaaaaaaaattatattttttaatgctGGAAGGGCAcccctatttttttttaattaattaatacaccctgtctaattaattaatttttttaaacacatgtttatttataaatttacacAAATATATTCTTACTAGTTTTCTTCATACATTTATtaacacataaaataaatcactaaTATACAATAAATTATCAATATTaagaattaattttttatatattttaattatgtaCAAAATGTTGTAATGTaatttactaattttatttttaatgagaatatttttttaaaattaatattatttattcttaattttattataaaagaataaaaatcaaattttgcgattgagttttttttaatattacttTAATATAATAAGTGTAAAAagattttctttatcttttttatAAAAGGGTAATTTAATTtgtaatatataaaaattaagaaGTGGTATAGAAAGAAATTTgaaattttcaaatatttatGAAGGGTTTATTTTACAAAAGtgagaaataaagaaaaattaaggATGCATATATAGAACAACTAATGTTTTGTTATGCAATATTAAattcaattttgttttttttaataaaataagaaTGACTTTGTCTAGGTTTTTTATAGAGAATGACTTTGTCTAGTttttttactatatatatatatattcttatcaTATTTTAGACGAGGGAAATAAGAATTTCCAATCgaatacaaatatatatttttgtataaattattttatattttat
This genomic interval from Humulus lupulus chromosome 8, drHumLupu1.1, whole genome shotgun sequence contains the following:
- the LOC133794253 gene encoding (E,E)-alpha-farnesene synthase-like — protein: METQKKSHELIFDQRRSANYTPTIWKYDFLESLNNKYDSEEYKMQAEKLIEDVRHNIVETKDLKTKLELINTIRKLGLTYHFEDQIKKALDTISSSSNIDIKYPLLGEDLYLTSLYFRLLRLHGYQVSQDMFIGYKAVDCRKGRHKITSAEVKVMIELSEASDVAFECENTLIEAKVCAEENLKFTFSNIDGISCNNNKYLPKHVAHALELPPHWRVQWFDVKWQIEAHEHGGENNINTDSSTTSLLVDLAKLNFNMVQATLQKDIRELSSWWKNLGLSEKLDFARDRLVESFMCTVGLAFQPEYKCLRKCLAKVVNFVLIVDDVYDVYGSLEELRHFTNAVDRWDVRETQKLPECMKICFQALYDTTCEIAEEIENENGCKLVLLPHLKKAWADFCKSLLVEAEWYHKGYIPSFEEYLRNGWISSSGPLLLVLSYFAIPNETNNTASSYLDITNQDLVYNISLIIRLCNDLGTSAAEQERGDAASSILCYRQETKSSEEDARKHIREMIRKTWQKINKICYSSSSRSPLLSLSFIDIALNAARVAHSLYQSGDAFSAQHTNYKTHILSLLVHPLVPST